Proteins found in one Paenibacillus sp. FSL R10-2782 genomic segment:
- the galU gene encoding UTP--glucose-1-phosphate uridylyltransferase GalU, with amino-acid sequence MRKITKAVIPAAGLGTRFLPATKALPKEMLPIVDKPAIQYIVEEAIKSGVESIIIVTGRNKKAIEDHFDKSVELEQVLESKGKYDLLREVQSIGGKAVIHYIRQKEPLGLGHAVRCARQFIGDEPFAVLLGDDIMNSSTPAIRQMMDVYEATGKQVVGVRTVEEQDVSKYGIIDSTRQNGLIHEVGGLVEKPSPADAPSRQAVIGRYVLEPSIFSILEHMSTGAGGEYQLTDALHQVALQNQLLALELEGTRYDIGDKAGYLEAVLHMGMQREDLRPMLDSMMREWALASR; translated from the coding sequence ATGAGAAAAATTACAAAAGCCGTTATACCAGCCGCTGGATTAGGAACTCGTTTTTTACCTGCTACGAAAGCTTTGCCTAAAGAGATGCTTCCGATTGTCGACAAGCCAGCTATTCAATATATTGTCGAAGAGGCTATCAAATCCGGGGTTGAAAGCATCATTATCGTGACTGGGCGTAATAAAAAAGCCATCGAGGATCATTTTGACAAGTCGGTAGAACTGGAGCAAGTACTGGAAAGCAAAGGCAAGTACGATCTTCTGCGCGAGGTCCAAAGCATCGGGGGCAAAGCCGTAATTCACTACATCCGCCAAAAAGAACCCCTCGGTTTGGGACATGCGGTACGTTGTGCCCGTCAGTTTATTGGTGATGAGCCATTCGCTGTGTTGCTAGGCGATGATATTATGAATTCCTCTACCCCGGCAATTCGCCAAATGATGGATGTCTACGAAGCGACGGGCAAGCAAGTGGTCGGCGTACGCACAGTGGAAGAACAGGATGTAAGTAAATACGGCATTATTGACTCCACTCGCCAGAACGGTCTTATTCACGAAGTCGGCGGACTTGTTGAAAAGCCATCCCCTGCAGACGCTCCTTCACGGCAGGCAGTCATTGGACGATATGTATTGGAGCCTTCCATTTTCTCCATATTGGAACATATGTCTACTGGTGCGGGCGGCGAATATCAACTGACTGACGCCCTTCATCAGGTGGCATTGCAGAATCAACTGCTGGCGCTTGAGCTGGAAGGCACGCGTTATGATATCGGTGATAAAGCAGGATACCTGGAAGCTGTGCTTCACATGGGCATGCAGCGCGAGGATCTTCGTCCAATGCTTGACTCCATGATGCGCGAGTGGGCGCTGGCTTCACGATAA
- a CDS encoding GtrA family protein — MKSRMAQLFPMIRFGMVGLVNTGVDYIIFMLLAWAGVPVALSQIISYSCGTANSYILNSKWTFNKQPEPDTHKRQLPRFIVINLIVLGLTSLLLQMLHSGTELPLAACKLIATAAGMIINYIGSRYWVFGSPPRKESESL; from the coding sequence TTGAAAAGTCGCATGGCCCAGCTATTCCCTATGATCCGTTTTGGCATGGTAGGACTGGTGAATACGGGCGTAGATTATATCATTTTCATGCTGCTGGCTTGGGCCGGAGTTCCGGTTGCTTTGTCGCAGATCATTTCATACAGCTGCGGCACAGCCAACAGTTACATTTTGAACAGCAAATGGACATTCAACAAACAACCAGAACCCGATACTCATAAACGTCAATTGCCTAGATTTATCGTCATCAACCTGATCGTATTGGGTCTGACCTCCTTATTATTGCAAATGCTTCACAGTGGAACCGAGCTGCCGCTTGCCGCATGCAAGCTGATTGCCACCGCAGCCGGAATGATCATCAATTATATCGGGAGCCGATATTGGGTATTCGGTTCCCCACCCCGAAAGGAAAGTGAATCTCTATGA